The Prevotella sp. E2-28 genome includes the window ATGGACTCTATCCGTTATTATAAGTCATTCCTGCGCACAGGTTTCTTCAGCATAGAGCCGCAGACTGGTGCCGTTAAGGCTTATGTTGGTGGACTTGATTTCCAGCATTTCGCTTATGATATGGCTACAGAAGGTCGTCGTCAGGTAGGTTCTACCATTAAGCCCTTCCTCTATTCATTGGCAATGGAGAACGGTATGACCCCATGCGATGAAGTACCTAATGTTCAGGAGACATATATCGTAAATGGTCGTCCTTGGACACCGCGAAATGGTAGTCGTGCACGCTATGGTGAGATGGTTACCCTGAAATGGGGATTGCAGCAGTCTAACAACTGGATATCGGCTTATCTGATGATGCACCGCTTAACGCCGGAAGGCTTTGTGACGTTGTTGCATAACTACGGCATTCGTAATCCGGAGATTGTACCTTCACCAGCGTTATGCTTAGGACCTTGTGAAATTACGGTTGCAGAGATGGCCAGTGCTTATACGGCATTCATCAACCATGGTATTCGCACGGCTCCTATGTATGTATCAAAGATTGTTGATAACGAAGGTAACACGCTGGCTGAGTTTAAGCCACGTATGAACGAGGTGATTAGTGGTGAGGCTGCCGACAAGATGCTTTACATGCTTCGTGCGGTAGTTGATGGAGGTACGGCTAGTCGTTTGCGTTACCGTTATAACATCACAGCACCGCTTGGTGGTAAAACAGGTACTACCAACTCAAATAGCGATGGTTGGTTTATGGGGGTTGCTCCGAAACTCGTCTCTGCTTGTTGGGTAGGCGGCGATGATCGTGACATCCACTTCGATTCAATGGTCTATGGTCAAGGCGCCTCTATGGCACTTCCTATTTTTGGTCTTTATATGAAACGTGTCTATGCCGACGAGACGTTGCCGTATTCTCAGGAAGACCAGTTTGATTTGCCTTCAGGCTTCGATCCTTGTCATAGTGATGATGATATGCAAATCGTGGACGGTCCGCCCGATAGTGCAGATGAAATCATAGAACAGATTTTCGAATAATCTTTGATTTTAGTTGTAATTTGACATTTTTCCGTAAATAATCCAACGAAAGTGTTGGTTATTTGCGGAAAATGCTTTATTTTTGCAGTTCTTTATAGAAAACCTACATAGTAATTATGAAACATCAACTGAGAAGCAGTGTCTGCACGGAAGGCAGACGAATGGCAGGTGCGCGCGCCCTTTGGGTAGCTACAGGTATGAAACGTGAGCAATTCGGCAAACCTATCATTGCCATCGTCAACTCTTTTACCCAGTTTGTACCTGGTCATACTCATCTGCATGAGATTGGCCAGATTGTTAAGCAGGAGATTGAGGCCATGGGGTGCTATGCTGCAGAATTTAATACGATAGCTATCGACGACGGTATTGCTATGGGACATGACGGGATGCTCTATTCGCTACCCTCACGCGATATCATTGCTGATTCTGTAGAATATATGGTCAACGCCCACAAGGCAGATGCGATGATTTGTATTTCAAACTGCGACAAGGTAACGCCTGGAATGTTGATGGCTGCTATGCGTCTGAATATCCCTGCTGTGTTTTGCTCTGGTGGTCCTATGGAGGCAGGCAAATGGCGTGGTGAGAATGCTGACCTGATTACTGCTATGATTAAGGGTGCCGACCCCTCTGTATCTGATGAGGAGATGGCTCAGATTGAAGGCTGTGCGTGTCCTGGATGTGGTTCGTGCTCAGGTATGTTTACGGCAAACTCTATGAATTCGCTTACAGAAGCTATCGGCCTTTCGCTGCCAGGTAACGGTACTATTCTGGCTACGCATACAAATCGTATAGAACTTTTCAAGGCAGCAGCCCGTCAGGTGGTGAAGAATGCCCTCGCTTATTATGAAGATGGCGATGAGAGTGTACTGCCTCGCAATATTGCAACCCGCGATGCCTTCTTGAATGCAATGACCCTTGATATCGCAATGGGTGGCTCTACGAATACTGTGCTCCATCTGTTGGCTGTGGCTCAGGAGGCTGGTGCCGACTTTACTATGCAGGATATTGACTCACTGAGCCGTAAGACGCCTTGCCTCTGTAAATTGGCACCTAATACCCAGAAATACTCTGTTCAGGAGTGCAACCGAGCAGGTGGTATCTTGGGTATTATCAACGAGCTCAATAAGGTTGGTCTTATCCGCACTAATGCGCCCCGTGTAGATGGTATGACGCTGGGTGAGGCCCTGAAGAAATATGATATAAAAAGTAATACTGGTGACACTGGTTCAACGAGTATCTACTTTTCTGCTCCAGGCAATCGCTTTTCAACGAAGATGGGGTCTCAGTCAGAGAAATACGAATCTCTCGATACTGATCGCGTAAATGGTTGTATCCGCGACGTAGAACATGCCTATACTAAGGACGGCGGATTAGCAGTGCTTTTCGGAAACATTGCACAGGACGGTTGTGTGGTGAAGACTGCCGGCGTTGACGAAGCCCTTTGGCATTTCGAAGGTCCTGCTGTAGTCTTTGATTCTCAGGAAGATGCCTGTGAGGGAATCCTGGGTGGTAAGGTGAAGAAAGGTGATTGTGTCGTCATCACCCACGAGGGGCCTAAGGGTGGTCCTGGTATGCAGGAGATGCTTTATCCCACGAGCTATATCAAGTCTATGCACATGGGTAAGGAGTGTGCCCTGATTACCGATGGACGTTTCTCTGGTGGTACCTCAGGTCTTAGTATCGGGCATATCTCGCCTGAGGCTGCATCAGGTGGTAATATCGGCAAGATCAAGGATGGTGATATCATTGAGATTGATATTCCCAACCGTTCTATTAACGTCCGACTTTCTGACGAGGAACTGGCAGCCCGTCCGCAGCAGCCGCTGAAGCGCAACCGCGTGGTCAGCAAAGCATTGCGTGCATACGCTCAGAGCGTGTCATCAGCTGATAAGGGTGGTGTCCGCATTATTGACTAATATATGTTTATGCCTCATAAGTATGATCGTTATTTACAAACAGAGACAATGAGAGACAGAATAACAGGAGCCAAGGCTCTGATGAGAGCACTGCAGGCTGAAGGCGTAAAGACCATTTTCGGTTATCCAGGCGGAAGCATTATGCCTGTTTATGATGCGCTTTACGACTATACACGTGGTGAGAAGAAATGCTTCGACCACATCCTTGTGCGTCACGAACAGGGTGCTACCCACGCTGCAGAGGGCTATGCCCGTGTTAGTGGTGAGGTTGGTGTAACACTTGTAACCAGTGGTCCTGGCGTTACGAATACCCTTACTGGTATTGCTGATGCAATGCTTGACTCAACCCCAATAGTTGTCATTGCCGGACAGGTGCCTATCTCGGCTCTGGGTACAGATGCCTTTCAGGAGGTGGACCTCGTAGGCTTGGCACAGCCAATTTCTAAATGGAGTTATCAGATTCGTCATGCAGAGGATGTTGCATGGGCTGTCAGCCGTGCTTTCTATATTGCTCGCACAGGTCGCCCTGGTCCTGTAGTGCTTGATTTCCCCAAAAATGCTCAAGTAGAAGAGATTGACTGGGAATCCAAGAAAGTGGATTTTATCCGTTCGTATGTACCTTATCCTAAGCTTGATAGTGAAGCTGTACGTCAGGCTGCAGAGCTGATTAACAATGCAAAGCGCCCGTTGGCTCTTGTAGGCCAAGGCGTAGAGTTGGGTAATGCGCAAGAGGAATTGAAGGCATTTTTGGAGAAGGCAGATATTCCTGCTGGTCGTACTATGTTGGGACTTTCTGCTTTACCCTCTAATCATCCGCTGAATGTGGGTATGTTGGGTATGCACGGTAATTATGCTGTAAATTTGAAGGAACAGGAGTGCGATGTTCTGATTGCTATCGGTATGCGTTTCAGCGACCGTGTAACGGGTAATTTGAAGACCTATGCCAAGCAGGCAAAGATAATTCATTTGGATATTGACCGTTCGGAGATTGACAAAAACGTCAAGACGAATGTGGCTGTGGTGGCTGATTGTAAGGAATCGTTGCCTGCACTTACAGCCCTTATCAATCCTAACAAGCATCAGGAATGGCGTGAGTCGTTTAAGCCCCTTGATGACAAAGAACGCTTGAAAGTTATCGAGCCTGCCATCCATCCGAAAGAGGGTCCGCTGCTGATGGGTGAGATAGTAAATGCAGTAGCAGAACAGGCTGCTGATGATGCGGTGCTTGTGACGGATGTTGGTCAAAACCAGTTATTTGCAACTCGTTACTTCAAGTATCACAATAAGAGAAGTATCTGCACCAGCGGTGGACTGGGTACCATGGGTTATGGTATGCCTGCGGCTATCGGAGCTACCTTTGGGGCT containing:
- the ilvB gene encoding biosynthetic-type acetolactate synthase large subunit, which codes for MRDRITGAKALMRALQAEGVKTIFGYPGGSIMPVYDALYDYTRGEKKCFDHILVRHEQGATHAAEGYARVSGEVGVTLVTSGPGVTNTLTGIADAMLDSTPIVVIAGQVPISALGTDAFQEVDLVGLAQPISKWSYQIRHAEDVAWAVSRAFYIARTGRPGPVVLDFPKNAQVEEIDWESKKVDFIRSYVPYPKLDSEAVRQAAELINNAKRPLALVGQGVELGNAQEELKAFLEKADIPAGRTMLGLSALPSNHPLNVGMLGMHGNYAVNLKEQECDVLIAIGMRFSDRVTGNLKTYAKQAKIIHLDIDRSEIDKNVKTNVAVVADCKESLPALTALINPNKHQEWRESFKPLDDKERLKVIEPAIHPKEGPLLMGEIVNAVAEQAADDAVLVTDVGQNQLFATRYFKYHNKRSICTSGGLGTMGYGMPAAIGATFGASQRQVCCFMGDGGFQMNIQELGTIMEQKAPVKMILMNNHYLGNVRQWQDMFWMRRKSFTKMMNPCYEAIAQGYGIPYVAVVDRKDLAKAIEQMLTTDGPFIMECAIKEDDDVLPMTPPGMNVNDMKLEI
- the ilvD gene encoding dihydroxy-acid dehydratase codes for the protein MKHQLRSSVCTEGRRMAGARALWVATGMKREQFGKPIIAIVNSFTQFVPGHTHLHEIGQIVKQEIEAMGCYAAEFNTIAIDDGIAMGHDGMLYSLPSRDIIADSVEYMVNAHKADAMICISNCDKVTPGMLMAAMRLNIPAVFCSGGPMEAGKWRGENADLITAMIKGADPSVSDEEMAQIEGCACPGCGSCSGMFTANSMNSLTEAIGLSLPGNGTILATHTNRIELFKAAARQVVKNALAYYEDGDESVLPRNIATRDAFLNAMTLDIAMGGSTNTVLHLLAVAQEAGADFTMQDIDSLSRKTPCLCKLAPNTQKYSVQECNRAGGILGIINELNKVGLIRTNAPRVDGMTLGEALKKYDIKSNTGDTGSTSIYFSAPGNRFSTKMGSQSEKYESLDTDRVNGCIRDVEHAYTKDGGLAVLFGNIAQDGCVVKTAGVDEALWHFEGPAVVFDSQEDACEGILGGKVKKGDCVVITHEGPKGGPGMQEMLYPTSYIKSMHMGKECALITDGRFSGGTSGLSIGHISPEAASGGNIGKIKDGDIIEIDIPNRSINVRLSDEELAARPQQPLKRNRVVSKALRAYAQSVSSADKGGVRIID